A window of Synechococcus sp. WH 8109 genomic DNA:
TCCGATCCCGATAAACGGCGTCGTTATGAGCAATTCGGCCAGTACTGGAATCAGGCCGGCGGTATGGGCGGGGGAGCCGCGCCCGGGATGGATGTTGACTTCGGTCGCTACGGCAATTTCGACGATTTCATCAACGACCTGTTGGGCCGTTTCGGTGGACCGGCCGGCGGTGGTTTCCAGGGCGGTGGATTCCCCGGAGGAGGATTCGCAGGGGGCGGTTTCCCGCGTGGTGCCCAGGCTTCACGCCCTCCGGTGAATCTGGATGCCGAAGCATCGGTGAATGTGACTTTTTCAGAGGCCTTTCGCGGTGGTGAACGCAGCCTCTCGGTGAACAACGAGCGCGTTCAGGTGCGCATTCCTGCTGGAGTGAAGAACGGCTCACGGCTTCGGTTGAAGGGCAAGGGCAACCTGCAACCGGGAACCGGACGTCGGGGCGATCTCTACCTCAACCTCAAGATTCAGGACCACCCGATCTGGCGCCTGGAGTCGGATCAGCTGCGGGCCGATCTCCCCGTCAGCCTCGATGAACTGGCCCTTGGAGGCATGGTCTCGGTGATCACGCCCGATGGTGAGGCCCAGGTGAGCATTCCGCCCGGCACCGCCCCGGGCCGCAGTCTGCGGTTGAAGGGCAAAGGCTGGCCGTCGAAGACCGGTCGCGGTGATCTCCTGCTCACGCTGACGCTGGCCATGCCTGCCTCGTGGAGTGAGGAGGAGCGTCGATTGTTGGAGCAACTGCGTGCCAAGCGCACGGACCATCCACGTCAAGAGTGGCTTCGTTCGGCGGCCCTCTGATCGGGTGACCCTTACGATCACACCTTGTGTTTGGGTCTGATGGAGCTCACCTACCGCCCCCGTCGCCTTCGGCGTACGCCCGCCCTACGCGCCATGGTGCGTGAGCACAGCCTCTCGGCTGCAGACTTCATTTATCCCCTCTTTGTGCATGAAGGCGCTGAGGTGGAGCCAATCGCTGCCATGCCTGGTGCCAGCCGTTGGAGCCTTTCGGCCCTCACCGGCGAAGTGCAGCGTGCCTACGACCTTGGGGTTCGTTGCATCGTTCTCTTCCCCAAGGTGTCTGAGGGACTGAAGACCGAAGACGGGGCTGAGTGCTTCAACGCCAATGGCCTCATTCCACGGGCGATCCGCCAGATCAAGGAAGCCATCCCCGAGATGGCGATCATGACCGACGTCGCCCTCGATCCCTATTCCTGCGATGGTCATGACGGGATCGTCAGCCAGGACG
This region includes:
- a CDS encoding DnaJ C-terminal domain-containing protein: MAGSGYKDYFQVLGVDRSADANTIKKAFRSLARQYHPDVNPGDAQAEARFKEISEAYEVLSDPDKRRRYEQFGQYWNQAGGMGGGAAPGMDVDFGRYGNFDDFINDLLGRFGGPAGGGFQGGGFPGGGFAGGGFPRGAQASRPPVNLDAEASVNVTFSEAFRGGERSLSVNNERVQVRIPAGVKNGSRLRLKGKGNLQPGTGRRGDLYLNLKIQDHPIWRLESDQLRADLPVSLDELALGGMVSVITPDGEAQVSIPPGTAPGRSLRLKGKGWPSKTGRGDLLLTLTLAMPASWSEEERRLLEQLRAKRTDHPRQEWLRSAAL